A section of the Mesorhizobium loti genome encodes:
- a CDS encoding mannitol dehydrogenase family protein, whose translation MNAAPNSPETLGPALLDRLPSAVQTPSYDRAALTPGIAHLGVGAFHRCHQAEYTDDLLSLQFDRWGIVGINIRPPRLADTLGRQGGLYTRLIRENSHVEARVIGSIVEVVDSQDSAAPALDVLASPDIELVTMTVTEKGYCHIPSSGALDLGHPDIVHDLANPQAPRSVPGILTRALELRRATHGRKLTLLSCDNIPTNGVILENVVRTFAERRGNGLADWIAANAAFPSAMVDRIAPAVTQDDLDSVEQWFGYRDAAVAVGEPFRQWVIEKKFAGRMPRWDLAGATFVEDVTPFEHLKMRVLNGAQTTLATLGVLAGLEHTFDAVADPLLSVFVHRMLVEETLPTLMPVPGMEPLAYVEQSLGRLRNTAIRHRNHQIATDGSQKIVQRLLNPIRDRLRQGQGIDLLSVPVAGWMAYLVQASARFGKRWPVSDPYAGKVAEIADMTGRDAPALACAILAIDTIFDPGLAANATFREAVTSALGALLSDDPMAGVRHSLEQDEIARLKRSKQSAL comes from the coding sequence GTGAACGCTGCTCCCAACTCGCCGGAAACGCTCGGGCCGGCCTTGCTTGACCGGCTTCCGTCCGCGGTCCAGACACCGTCCTATGACCGGGCGGCGTTGACGCCCGGCATCGCGCATCTCGGCGTTGGCGCCTTCCACCGCTGCCACCAGGCCGAATACACGGACGACCTGCTCTCGCTCCAGTTCGACCGCTGGGGCATCGTCGGCATCAACATCCGCCCGCCCCGCCTTGCCGACACGCTTGGCCGTCAGGGCGGGCTCTATACGCGGCTGATCCGCGAGAACAGCCATGTCGAGGCACGCGTCATCGGCAGCATCGTCGAAGTGGTCGACAGCCAGGACAGCGCCGCGCCGGCGCTCGACGTGCTGGCCTCCCCCGACATCGAACTGGTGACGATGACGGTGACGGAAAAGGGCTATTGCCACATCCCGTCCAGCGGCGCGCTCGATCTCGGCCATCCCGATATCGTCCATGATCTCGCCAACCCGCAAGCACCGCGCAGCGTGCCCGGCATATTGACGCGGGCGCTGGAACTGCGCCGCGCCACGCATGGCCGGAAGCTGACGCTGCTCTCCTGCGACAACATCCCGACCAATGGCGTCATCCTCGAAAATGTCGTGCGGACCTTTGCCGAACGGCGCGGCAATGGCCTGGCCGACTGGATAGCGGCCAACGCCGCCTTCCCTTCGGCCATGGTCGACCGCATCGCACCGGCGGTGACCCAGGACGATCTCGACAGCGTCGAACAATGGTTCGGTTACCGCGATGCCGCCGTTGCCGTCGGCGAGCCGTTCCGGCAATGGGTGATCGAGAAGAAATTCGCCGGCCGCATGCCGCGCTGGGATCTGGCCGGCGCGACCTTCGTCGAAGACGTGACGCCGTTCGAACATCTCAAGATGCGGGTGCTGAACGGCGCCCAGACGACGCTTGCGACCCTCGGCGTGCTGGCCGGACTTGAACACACATTCGATGCCGTCGCCGACCCGCTGCTGTCGGTCTTCGTGCACCGCATGCTCGTCGAGGAAACGCTGCCGACGCTGATGCCGGTACCCGGCATGGAGCCGCTGGCTTATGTCGAGCAAAGCCTTGGCCGGCTGAGGAACACGGCGATCCGCCACCGCAACCACCAGATCGCCACCGACGGCTCGCAGAAGATCGTGCAGCGTCTGCTCAACCCGATCCGCGACCGCTTGCGGCAGGGCCAGGGCATCGACCTTCTGTCGGTGCCGGTCGCCGGCTGGATGGCTTACCTCGTCCAGGCCTCGGCCCGCTTCGGCAAGCGCTGGCCGGTGTCGGACCCCTATGCCGGCAAGGTCGCCGAGATCGCGGACATGACCGGGCGCGATGCACCGGCGCTGGCCTGCGCCATTCTCGCGATCGACACGATTTTCGACCCTGGCCTCGCCGCGAACGCTACCTTCCGCGAGGCCGTGACCTCGGCGCTTGGCGCGTTGCTGTCGGACGATCCGATGGCGGGTGTCAGGCACAGTCTTGAACAAGATGAGATCGCGAGGTTGAAGCGATCCAAACAATCGGCATTATAG
- a CDS encoding sugar phosphate isomerase/epimerase family protein, producing the protein MMKLGVLTAPFAQTPLGEVAGWANSVGFEALEIACWPKTSGATRRYAGTSHIDADGTSPAQAKEIVASLAQKNLTVSGLGYYPNPLHPDAAHREAVIGHLKKVIVLAANMGVPVVNTFCGGDASKTVDVNWQDALKIWPEIVAYARGHGVKLAFENCPMIFSHDEWPGGHNIAYSPQVWRRILETWGGDVGMNFDPSHLVWQMIDQARFIREFGPYMLHVHAKDLMIDHDGLYERGILSAGIGWQVPRMPGLGDVDWSGFFSGLYRAGYDGSVIIEHEDRRFEGSDDQVKRGFLLARDVLRPFVK; encoded by the coding sequence ATGATGAAACTTGGTGTGCTTACGGCACCGTTCGCGCAGACGCCGCTTGGCGAGGTTGCCGGCTGGGCGAATTCCGTCGGCTTCGAGGCGCTGGAGATCGCCTGCTGGCCGAAAACATCTGGCGCGACCCGCCGCTATGCCGGCACCAGCCACATCGACGCGGATGGCACCTCCCCCGCGCAGGCCAAGGAAATCGTTGCCTCGCTGGCGCAGAAGAACCTCACTGTCTCGGGCCTCGGCTACTATCCCAACCCGCTGCATCCGGATGCCGCGCACCGCGAGGCGGTCATCGGCCATCTGAAGAAGGTGATCGTGCTGGCCGCCAATATGGGCGTGCCGGTCGTCAACACCTTCTGCGGCGGCGATGCGTCCAAGACGGTCGACGTCAACTGGCAGGACGCGCTGAAGATCTGGCCCGAAATCGTCGCCTATGCGCGCGGGCACGGCGTCAAGCTCGCTTTCGAGAACTGCCCGATGATCTTCAGCCATGACGAATGGCCGGGCGGGCACAACATCGCCTATTCGCCGCAGGTCTGGCGCCGCATCCTGGAGACCTGGGGCGGCGATGTCGGCATGAATTTCGACCCCTCGCACCTGGTCTGGCAGATGATCGACCAGGCCCGCTTCATCAGGGAGTTCGGCCCCTACATGCTGCATGTCCACGCCAAGGACCTGATGATTGATCATGATGGTTTGTACGAGCGCGGAATCCTTTCGGCTGGCATAGGCTGGCAGGTGCCGCGCATGCCGGGGCTGGGCGATGTCGACTGGAGCGGCTTCTTCTCCGGCCTTTACCGCGCCGGTTATGATGGATCCGTCATCATCGAACACGAGGACAGGCGATTTGAAGGCAGCGACGACCAGGTGAAGCGCGGTTTCCTGCTCGCCCGCGACGTGCTGCGCCCCTTCGTCAAATGA
- a CDS encoding ABC transporter permease: MSHFLRRQGWVIGLFALLVVLFIATKLIQPGYGSGDFGSLARAVLPYAFAVAAQTVVVIAGGIDLSVAAMMALTSVTAASMMAGASEEYALFVVPFVLAMGFVLGALNGLLIVVTRVPDIVVTLAMLFVLQGAALLVLDAPGGAAAEWLKALISGTVPIPGLPDAIDAWLPKALLVLIVCLAIIWIPLRRSRLGLSIYAIGSSELAAFRSGVPVKRTRIIAYALSGLFAAFGGLALTMSTGIGAPIPGPYLLASVAAVVLGGVALGGGKGGLLGPIIAVFVLRLVRTDLTLLAIDPNVTAIIEGAIMVAVVMFGAFITMRSRQQ, from the coding sequence ATGAGCCATTTCCTGCGCCGCCAGGGCTGGGTCATCGGCCTGTTCGCCCTCCTCGTCGTCCTGTTCATCGCCACCAAGCTGATCCAGCCCGGCTATGGCAGCGGCGATTTCGGCTCGCTGGCGCGGGCCGTGCTGCCCTACGCCTTCGCCGTCGCCGCGCAGACGGTGGTGGTCATCGCCGGCGGCATCGACCTGTCGGTCGCCGCCATGATGGCGCTGACCAGCGTCACCGCCGCCTCGATGATGGCGGGCGCGTCGGAAGAATACGCGCTGTTCGTCGTGCCCTTCGTGCTCGCCATGGGTTTCGTGCTCGGCGCGCTCAACGGCCTGTTGATCGTCGTCACCCGCGTGCCCGACATCGTCGTCACGCTCGCCATGCTGTTCGTGCTGCAGGGCGCGGCCCTCCTGGTGCTCGATGCGCCGGGCGGCGCCGCCGCCGAATGGCTGAAGGCGCTGATCTCCGGCACCGTGCCGATCCCAGGCCTGCCCGACGCCATCGACGCCTGGCTGCCCAAGGCGCTGCTGGTGCTCATCGTCTGCCTCGCCATCATCTGGATACCGCTGCGGCGCTCGCGCCTCGGCCTCTCCATCTACGCCATCGGCTCGAGCGAGCTGGCCGCGTTCCGCTCAGGCGTGCCGGTCAAGCGCACCCGCATCATCGCCTATGCGCTGTCGGGCCTCTTCGCCGCCTTCGGCGGGCTGGCGCTGACCATGAGTACCGGCATCGGCGCGCCCATCCCCGGCCCCTATCTCCTGGCCAGCGTCGCGGCGGTGGTGCTGGGCGGCGTGGCGCTCGGCGGCGGCAAGGGCGGCCTGCTCGGCCCGATCATCGCCGTCTTCGTGCTGCGCCTGGTGCGCACGGATCTCACGCTGCTAGCCATCGACCCCAACGTCACCGCCATCATCGAAGGCGCCATCATGGTCGCCGTCGTGATGTTCGGCGCGTTCATCACCATGCGGAGCCGGCAACAATGA
- a CDS encoding ABC transporter substrate-binding protein, whose translation MKKILTMVPLLAGAALLASVGVSSAAGKYTIGISNTVQGNGWREEMVCAMKAQALASGEVAKLNIAHRNTDAAGQLEDIRNLISAKVDAIVVNPADPAGIKAGLEEATKAGIVVVAVDQAVTEPSAYIISNNQEQYAYLGAKWLFQQMGGKGEVFYMRGAAGASADSDRDKGFKKALAEFPDVKVAQEVFTGWQQDQAKQQMLSFLATGTPFNGVWTSGIDNVIVDALVESQAPLVPVVGADNAGFVGQLSSVKGLVGAAVTNPGSIGGAGVTLALQILDGKKPAQQTVLVDPQLWENATEEGKAKLKAAADPSLSPEWPVSISIPDWTTYTKDQIVACKGPGE comes from the coding sequence ATGAAGAAAATCCTGACCATGGTCCCGCTACTGGCGGGCGCGGCCTTGCTGGCCTCGGTGGGCGTCTCGTCGGCCGCCGGCAAATACACGATCGGCATTTCCAACACCGTGCAGGGCAATGGCTGGCGCGAGGAGATGGTCTGCGCCATGAAGGCGCAGGCGCTGGCTTCGGGCGAAGTCGCCAAGCTCAACATCGCCCACCGCAACACCGACGCCGCCGGCCAGTTGGAAGATATCCGCAACCTGATCAGCGCCAAGGTCGACGCCATCGTCGTCAACCCCGCCGATCCGGCCGGCATCAAGGCGGGCCTGGAGGAAGCCACCAAGGCCGGCATCGTCGTCGTCGCCGTCGACCAGGCGGTCACCGAACCGTCGGCCTACATCATCTCCAACAACCAGGAGCAGTATGCCTATCTCGGCGCCAAGTGGCTGTTCCAGCAGATGGGCGGCAAGGGCGAGGTGTTCTACATGCGCGGCGCCGCCGGCGCTTCCGCCGACTCTGATCGCGACAAGGGCTTCAAGAAGGCGCTGGCCGAATTCCCCGATGTGAAGGTCGCGCAGGAAGTCTTCACCGGCTGGCAGCAGGACCAGGCCAAGCAGCAGATGCTGTCTTTCCTCGCCACCGGCACGCCGTTCAACGGCGTCTGGACGTCGGGCATCGACAACGTCATCGTCGACGCGCTGGTTGAATCGCAGGCGCCTTTGGTACCGGTGGTCGGCGCCGACAATGCCGGCTTCGTCGGCCAGTTGAGCTCGGTCAAGGGCCTCGTCGGCGCTGCCGTCACCAACCCCGGTTCGATCGGCGGCGCGGGTGTGACGCTGGCCTTGCAAATCCTCGACGGCAAGAAGCCGGCACAGCAGACCGTGCTGGTCGACCCGCAGCTGTGGGAAAACGCCACCGAAGAAGGCAAGGCCAAGCTGAAGGCCGCCGCCGACCCCTCGCTCAGCCCCGAATGGCCGGTCTCGATCTCCATCCCGGACTGGACGACGTACACGAAGGACCAGATCGTGGCGTGCAAGGGTCCGGGCGAGTAA
- a CDS encoding SDR family oxidoreductase, whose translation MEIRLDGKVILVTGSTQGIGRAIAETLARSGAAGLLVTGREKSRGDAVAAELSRLGTPAVFVAADLGDPATPALLARACVERFGRIDGLVNAAGLTDRASFLDASLDDWASLFAVNARAPFFLMQAAIADMKKRGERGAIVNILSINAHCGSPELAVYSATKGALATLTKNAANAHRFDRIRVNGINVGWTDTPAERTMQSETLGHGPGWLDAANAAQPFGRLLEPGDIASLAVFLLSDAAGPMTGAVIDQEQSVIGANR comes from the coding sequence ATGGAGATCAGGCTCGACGGCAAGGTGATATTGGTCACCGGGTCGACGCAAGGCATCGGCCGCGCCATCGCCGAGACGCTGGCGCGCTCCGGCGCGGCCGGGCTGCTGGTCACCGGCCGCGAGAAGTCGCGTGGCGATGCGGTGGCGGCCGAGCTTTCGCGGCTGGGCACGCCGGCAGTCTTCGTCGCCGCCGACCTCGGAGACCCGGCGACCCCTGCCCTTTTGGCGCGGGCCTGCGTCGAGCGCTTCGGCCGCATCGACGGTCTCGTCAACGCGGCGGGGCTGACCGACCGCGCCTCCTTCCTCGATGCCAGCCTCGACGATTGGGCCTCGCTGTTCGCCGTCAACGCGCGCGCGCCCTTCTTCCTGATGCAGGCGGCCATCGCCGACATGAAGAAGCGCGGCGAGCGCGGCGCCATCGTCAACATCCTGTCGATCAATGCCCATTGCGGCTCGCCCGAGCTTGCCGTCTATTCCGCCACCAAGGGCGCGCTGGCGACGCTGACCAAGAATGCCGCCAACGCGCATCGTTTCGACCGCATCCGCGTCAACGGCATCAATGTCGGCTGGACCGACACGCCGGCCGAACGCACCATGCAGTCCGAAACGCTCGGCCATGGACCGGGCTGGCTCGACGCCGCCAACGCCGCGCAGCCTTTCGGCAGGCTGCTCGAGCCGGGCGATATCGCCAGCCTCGCGGTCTTCCTGCTTTCCGACGCGGCCGGGCCGATGACCGGCGCCGTCATCGATCAGGAGCAGTCGGTGATCGGGGCGAACCGGTGA
- a CDS encoding sugar ABC transporter ATP-binding protein — protein sequence MTTSPLLDASGVAKNYGAVAALRNASLSVLPGEVHALMGANGAGKSTLVKILTGAIQANAGRILIRGEARDIRSPAAARRAGLLPVYQEPSLIPDLDVLSNLRLTGTPVEPFRAWVRELGIADLDLRDTARDIPLAVLRVLDLARALAVEPDVLLLDEMTAALPANLAEKVLEVVRRQGDAGRAVIFISHRFVEISALCDRATVLRDGETVGVVDIVPGIEEKIVELMLGTRIVKTHVAARSAAEKAAPAPAQPRIAVKNLRVGTKLNDVSFDLGDGEVAGVVALEGQGQDELFSALAGSIRPSGGTIEVDGHQVKFSHPIDAIRSGIAYVPGDRSEALAMQRSVRENIALPFSAALRNWGPIPMRRERAKVLSAIERLQIDTRAQGEVQRLSGGNQQKVTIARWIAADARTILCFDPTRGIDVGTKQEIYKLLRELAGHGKSVLFYTSELEEVQRVCDRVIVIFGGRLVDIFPVEEADEPALMRAAYGLPRGAKADVGILAAPTANASDAPEAKP from the coding sequence TTGACCACCAGCCCCCTCCTCGACGCGTCAGGCGTCGCCAAGAATTACGGCGCGGTCGCCGCATTGCGCAACGCATCGCTCTCCGTGCTGCCGGGCGAGGTGCATGCGCTGATGGGCGCCAATGGCGCCGGCAAGTCGACGCTGGTGAAGATCCTGACCGGTGCTATCCAGGCCAATGCCGGGCGCATCCTGATCCGGGGCGAGGCGCGTGACATACGCTCGCCCGCCGCCGCCCGCCGCGCCGGACTGCTGCCGGTCTACCAGGAGCCGTCGCTGATCCCCGATCTCGACGTTCTATCCAATCTGCGGCTCACCGGCACGCCGGTGGAGCCGTTCCGCGCCTGGGTGCGCGAGCTCGGCATAGCCGACCTCGACCTGCGCGACACCGCGCGCGACATTCCGCTGGCCGTGCTGCGCGTGCTTGACCTTGCCCGCGCGCTGGCCGTCGAGCCCGATGTGCTGCTGCTCGACGAGATGACGGCCGCGCTCCCGGCCAACCTCGCCGAAAAGGTGCTCGAAGTGGTGCGCCGCCAGGGCGACGCCGGCCGCGCCGTGATCTTCATCTCGCACCGCTTCGTCGAGATATCGGCGCTCTGCGACCGCGCCACGGTGCTGCGCGACGGCGAGACCGTCGGCGTCGTCGACATCGTGCCGGGCATCGAGGAGAAGATCGTCGAGCTGATGCTCGGCACCCGCATCGTCAAGACCCATGTCGCCGCCCGCAGCGCCGCCGAGAAGGCCGCGCCCGCCCCTGCCCAACCGCGCATCGCCGTGAAGAACCTGCGCGTCGGCACCAAGCTCAACGACGTCTCCTTCGATCTTGGGGATGGCGAGGTCGCCGGCGTGGTGGCGCTGGAAGGCCAGGGCCAGGACGAATTGTTTTCCGCCCTTGCCGGTTCGATCCGGCCCTCCGGCGGCACGATCGAGGTCGACGGCCATCAGGTGAAATTCTCGCATCCGATCGACGCCATCCGCTCGGGGATCGCCTATGTGCCGGGCGACCGTTCCGAGGCGCTCGCCATGCAGCGTTCGGTGCGTGAGAACATCGCCCTGCCCTTCAGCGCCGCGCTGCGCAACTGGGGCCCCATTCCCATGCGCCGCGAGCGCGCCAAGGTGCTCAGCGCCATCGAGCGGCTGCAGATCGACACCCGCGCGCAAGGCGAGGTGCAGCGCCTGTCGGGCGGCAACCAGCAGAAGGTGACCATCGCCCGCTGGATCGCGGCCGACGCCCGCACCATCCTGTGCTTCGACCCGACGCGCGGCATCGATGTCGGCACCAAGCAGGAGATCTACAAGCTGCTGCGCGAACTTGCCGGCCACGGCAAGTCGGTGCTGTTCTACACCTCGGAACTCGAAGAGGTGCAGCGCGTCTGCGACCGCGTCATCGTCATCTTCGGCGGCCGCCTGGTCGACATCTTCCCGGTCGAGGAGGCCGACGAACCGGCGCTGATGCGCGCCGCCTACGGCCTGCCGCGCGGCGCCAAGGCCGATGTCGGCATCCTGGCGGCCCCCACCGCCAATGCCTCCGATGCGCCGGAGGCGAAGCCATGA